TTCACCGCGTCGCTCTCCACTTCAATTGCGGCGGAGAGGACATGCAGCGAGTTGCGGAGGTGATCGTCGAACTCGTGATACAGGTGATGACGAATCAATACGTACATCGTCGCCGAATAGCCGATCAAACAGATCGCTAGCGCCGCGAGGAAAAAAATGGAGATTCGATTGACCAGCCGCATATGAAACTCAGGAGTCTTGTTCGGGTTGCAAAATGTAACCGCGATTGCGGCGAGTTTGAATGACGCGTGGACCGATCGCCTCTAATTTGCGACGGAGTTCTTTGACATGCACTTCGATCGTATTCGATAAACCGTCGAAGTGATCGCCCCAAACGGTCTCAAAGATCCGCGTGCGCGTTAGTACGGATCCTGGATGTTTGAGAAACAGACAGAGGAGTGAAAACTCTTTCGCGGTCAGATTCAACGGTTGGCCGTCACGGGTCGCTTGCTGACTCGACAAATCGGCTTGAATGCCGAAGACTTCCAGCCTTAGGCTCGATTTTTGATCGGGCCGACGCAGCAAGGCCCGCACGCGAGCCAGCAGTTCATCAAATGAAAACGGCTTGCACAAATAGTCGTCGGCGCCGGCGTCCAGACCTTCAACGCGCTGCTCGACGGCGTCGCGAGCAGTCAGGAAGAGAACCGGCGTCGTGCGATTCTGTTGGCGGAAACGTCGCAGCAAATCGACGCCATCTTCGCCGGGCAGCCACCAGTCGAGCAGGACCAGATCCCATGATTGATTTTGCAGCGCGATG
The nucleotide sequence above comes from Blastopirellula sp. J2-11. Encoded proteins:
- a CDS encoding response regulator transcription factor, whose amino-acid sequence is MSSRILIIEDEPRIVDFLLRGLTEEGYQVESAADGALGRIALQNQSWDLVLLDWWLPGEDGVDLLRRFRQQNRTTPVLFLTARDAVEQRVEGLDAGADDYLCKPFSFDELLARVRALLRRPDQKSSLRLEVFGIQADLSSQQATRDGQPLNLTAKEFSLLCLFLKHPGSVLTRTRIFETVWGDHFDGLSNTIEVHVKELRRKLEAIGPRVIQTRRNRGYILQPEQDS